CAGGACGCGGTCTTCGGACATCATGCCGCGGCGGCCTGCCATCTGGCGAACCAAGCCTATTTTCGAAGCATTGGTGAGAAGAGTTAGAGGGCGAGCATGAATGCACGAGTAACTTCTGCGGCGATCATGATCATACGTTTGCTGGTGGGATGGGTCTTTCTGGCCGAAGGGATTCTCAAGTTTGTTCTGCCAGAGGAACTGGGAGTGGGAAGGTTTACGTCGATCGGTATTCCGGTGCCACAACTGATGGGGCCGCTGGTGGCGATGGTGGAGATCGTATGCGGCACACTGGTACTGATTGGGCTATTTACGCGGCTGGCGGCGTTTCTCTTGTTGATCGACATCAGCGTGGCGATCATTTCGACGAAGATTCCCATATGGCTCGGCCATGGATATTGGCGGTTTTCGCTCCCGCAGCTCAAGCACTATGGTGTGCTCAGCATGTTGCACGAGGCACGCACCGACATCTCCATGTGGCTGGGTTTGATTTTCCTGCTGATCGTTGGCCCTGGAGTGTTGTCCATAGATGCCTGGCGATGGTCGCGGGAGGTCGACGAGGACGGGCGACACGAGGTTCAACCCATGCCGGACCTGCGGGGCTAGCAAATCACTGCGAGAATCAGGCTGTTATCAGGTTTTTGGCGTTCATCTTTCCTTAGATTCCCGAATGAGGAGTTTCCCCTTCTCCGATAGTTCAATTACTCCAGTAATCTGGCTTGTCCTGGATCGATCGCGCTAAAACCAATGCAATCAGATGCGAATCAGGGTCTTATGCCGTCGGGTGACCGCTGCCTTTGTGCTCACCCTGGTACTTTTGCACGGCGTCGGGGCATTGGCACAAGAAGAGGGATCGCGAAAAGCCAAAGTGCGTGTGACGCCGGTCTATCCCGACCTGGCCCGGAAGATGAATGTCAGCGGAACGGTGAAGATCGAAGTGGGGGTAGCGCCCGACGGTACCGTGAAGCAGACTCACGTAATTGGCGGACACCCCGTGCTCGTGCAGGCGGCCGAGGACGCCATCAAGAAGTGGAAATTCGAAGCTGGCTCCGAAGCCACGACCGAGACCGTGGTGTTCAAGTTCAAAACCGAGTAAGAGCTGGCCATTCTTGAGCTGGCTTTTTCCTTCTTCTTATCTCACTGAACTCTCAGAGATAGTGTCAATCACAGCGAAGAGTGATCTCGGTCTCTGCAGCCAAGCCTTAACTTGGCTAGATTTGGCTTTATGGATGTCAGCAAATCCTTTTATTTTTGGGGCGTCGAGTGCAGCTGCGGCAAATTTATCCCCCTGAAGATCACGACCGAGTGGGGGGAGAAACCAACATTGAAGCGGAGAAGGCCGGCTTTCACAGTCTTCTGCCCGCACTGCGGTGAGATATGGTGTCGCGCCGAGCAGGTGGACAAGCGTCAGGGTCCTCTGCCTGACGACTTCTGGCCTCGGAGCGATCTGTTCGATTCGAACGCAGTAGCCTGAGTTGCCATTTGCCTCGCATGGGACTGGCAGCACCTCTCAGTGCACGCCAGCGCGCATCAATGTTCCCAGATCGAGTGGTGGGAGGTAGTAGCCTTTGACTTCCCTTCGCCACAAGGCGCCAGTCTTCTTCCGTTCCGCCCAGTTGGTGAAGTGGTATTCGTACACCATTGCACGGAGGTAGAGAGGCGGCGCGGAGGGAAAGGGATTTGTGTCCATCAAATCGAGGACTGCAGGCGAGGCTTGCAGCAGGCGATAAGAGAAGCGCAGGATCCACGGATCGCTGCGGTAATTGCCCAAAGCGGCGAACCACATCTGCCAGTCGAGGCGAGGCTGATGAGGCTCGGCCCAAGGCAGCCGCCGCTTGAGGTCGCCGGCCTTGTATTTGAACGAATATTCCAGCCAATGTTCAGCGTCATTTGAGCCCTCGATGGTGATTTCCGGACGCGATGTGGTCATCACCGCAAACAGGCCGTAGCTATTCACGATATTGAAGGGCCCCACCAGACGGAGAGCTTCCGGAGCTAAAGGCAGTTCGAAGCGCAGGAAGCGCGCGGTCATTTCGGAGACGCTGACCAGAAGGATCAGCGCAGCCAGACAAGCTGCAATTGCCCGGCGGAGTGTCGAGAAATTTTGGGAGGGCGCAGGAGTTTCGGCCGGTCGGATACGAAGCGCAAGAGCGAGTCGACGAGGCATGAAGCGAGAGAGAAAGGCATCATCGAACAGGAGCAGGCAAAGTGAGATGGTGAGCAGGTTGAAGAACGTGTAGTTTCCGGTAATGAAAATCAGTATCTGCAAGGCGATGATGACAACGGCGCCGAGAAAGCGAACGCGGCGCGGGAAGAAAATCAGGAAGGGGATGGCAAGCTCGATCGCAAGGGTGCTGGCGGTGGCGGCGCGCTGAAACCACTCCGGGAGTTGGAAGACGTACCAGGCGGGTGGTGTGGGCAAAGGCTGTGTCTCCCAGTGATACCCGAGCGCGGTAGAGTTGCGCCAGGTAGGATCGCCGCTGAACAGCTTGACCGCGCCGGACATAAACATCAGGCGAAACAGCAGCCAGTGGAACAGAAAGAGGATGAGCGGCGACCACCCGAGAAAGATCGCCAGGAAGCCAGCCTCAAGCAGCAGGCCGTCCCACTGATAGCCCATGAAGACCTGGCCGGCGGTGACCAGCGACAAATAGAGCAGGAACAGCCCGACACATGCGACACGTTTTTGTCTTCCCAGCAGCAAGAAAACGGAGAAGACAATGCCGAGAATCCAGGAAATTGCGAGGGCGCGATCGCCGCATCCGAACCAGAGAACGGTGGGGAAAACCCGGTAGCTGGCGGCGCCAAAGTTTTCCTGCACGGCCTGCATCACTTCGCAGACGGGAGAGATACCGTTGGAGCCGATAAGCCCCGCCGCTTGAACTCCGAAGGAGAGAAAAGCGATGAAGTAAATTAGGCCGAGAGCGCGCAGGAAAGTCTCGACGGCAATGGAATAGCTCTTGGGTGGAATCGGCATGCCCCACAAGAGGCGAGTGATTTTCATTGCGAAATTGCGGTGTGCCGCGATCACTCGATATGCGCCCTCGGCAACCGCAGCGAAAAGCGGCAGCCGCTCGTAAGCCCAGAGCCATCCCCCGTGGTTGGGCGCGAAGGAGAGCGCGGTAAGCGCTGCTTGGGCCGAGCTGCGGACCTCGCGATCGGGCAGGAGGAGGCGGACGGCGTCGAGTTCTTTGGTGTTCAGGTCCTTTGGCAGTCGGTCTGGGAATTCGGCCTTGGCTTGCTCAAAAGGGACATAACGAACGCGGTCACCGGTCAACTGCTTCCAGTAATCCACCCAGGCACGGCAGAAATCGCAGCGGCCGTCGAAGATCAGAAGTGGAATGGAGGATGGCCTTCCGCTCGGCTGAGTATCTTCGGCCTCAGGGGATCGATCGGCCATGTGGGACGCGTGAAACAGAAGTCGCTGCGCAACATTCTAGTGTGCGGTCGGCGTGGCTGAAAAGACGAGGAGGCGGGGGAATGTAGCCTTACGATCGAGATGTCAGGAGCAAGCGGTCAACAGAGGGCCTGGTTGAACTTCACCCCAAGCAGCCGGCGTCGTTCACGGTGCTCGGTGCGAACGATGACGGAATCAAGCTCCTGGATATCGCTGGTGACTTTTTCCCTGGAAATGTTGCCCAGAGGCATTTTGACGAGGATGGGAGAGATAGGACGAATGCGATGGTCGATGGCCAAACACAAACCACCGGCACTGACGTTCAATGCTATGGCGAGAATGTTGAAGTGCTTGCCGTACTCATCGGTGCCGCTGACGAACAGCGGGAACGAAATGGGCAGGCGCTTCCACTTTCTTTGCTCTGCCGGGACTCGCATTCTCACTGTCTTCTGATTATCGCCCGAAAGAGAAGTGCCGGACATATGAGATTTGGTTCCTCCGCGGGTGAGAGGTGCGGCTGGCCCGCAATAGAGTGAACTCTGCCGATGTGATTAGCAATTCTCCAAGCAGCTTAGTCGTAAAGCGTAAAGGGATTTCCACCAGGAGAGCGATTCATCCCTCAAACAAGCACTCAGGAACAGAGACTGAGTGGTCGCAATACTGATTGATAACTGCAGATCCCGCGCTTGCTGCACGCGCTCATGGTGACAAGGAGAGAAAGAGCTGGCTCGGGCTGTGTTCGTCGAAGCGACAAAAATAAACGCAAGGTCCTTCGGCAGCTCACTCGTCGCTGCGTTCCTCGGGATTTCGCCGGCGGGCTCACGCTTCGCTCACGCCTGATCTTGAAATGAATGCTGGCTGTTTCAGCGGCGTTTGGGGCGAAGGATCTCCTGGCAGCGTTCGGAAGCTTCTTTGACCAGAAAGCCCATTTTGGGATGAGTGGGCTCGAGGTCGACGGCGAATCCCTCACTGCGCAATTCATCGGAGGTAATCGGCCCGATCGAGCCCACGAACATGCGTTTTGCAGCCTGTTGCACGGAGGAGGCAAGGCCCATCTGCCCGGCGATCTGCATAAGGTGGCGCACTTGCGTCGAAGTGGTGAACAGGATGACGTCCACCTCGCCTGCGGCTACGGCCTTGATGGCGGCGCGCAGCGGCTCGAGGTCTTCCGGCAGCTCCCATTCGTAGACGGGGACGGGGATCACATTGGCTCTGCGGCGGCGAAGGGCGGTCAACAGCTCGGTGTTGGATTCTCCATATTCCTGAACGGCCACGGTCTTGTTGGCCAGCGTGATGGAATCGGCATTTTGATCGAGGGCTTCCACCAATTCTCGCCAGGTGTTGGGTTCGGGAACGGCGAGTGTGACTGGGATCCCCAGTTCCCGCAAGGCAGCCGCAGGCTTGGGGCCGCGCACGATGACCGGGATCTGACTGAGCGCAGCCATGAAGCGCTCGCGCGGGTAGCGACTCTCGACGACCTTCGCGAGCGCACGCGTGCCCACGCCGGTAAGGAAGATTATGACGTCGATTCCCCCGGCAAACAGCAGTTCAGCAAAGCGCAAGGCTTCCTGGTTGGACTCGATGGGAACCTCGCGCATGGAGGGCGCAACCAGCGGCTGACCTCCGGCCGCGGAGATGAGCTTTGCCATCTCGGGAGCGCGGCGACTCTCGAGGGAGAGAACCTTGAGGCCGCCGAATCCTGTGGCGGTTTGCGAGGCCGTGCCGTGATTTTCCATGAGTGAAGCGAGAACTATGATACTCGCCAGGAGCTCGGAAACTACCCACTCAAGCCAAAGGAGGGCTTGAGTGGGCCACCCGAGGTTTCTAGTTCTATCCTCCCCCGCAAGAGGGCGGAAGGGGAGGCCACCCCAACCCGCCTAGGAAGCCATCTCGGCGCTGCGGCTGAGAGCGGGTTCCAGCTCCAGTTGGTTCTTCTCGGCCGCCGTCGGAACGGGCGCCGATGCTGATGCGGCCTTGGCGCCATGAGTGACGTACAAAGCGACACCCGTGAACAGGAAGCCAGCCAAGGCATTTCCGAGGGTGACAGGAATCTGATTCCAGAACCACCACTGCCGCATAGTGATAGGGGCGCCCATCATCATGCCTGCGGGAATCACGAACATGTTGACGATGGAGTGTTCGAAGCCAAGGGCAAAGAACAAGAAGATGGGAAGCCACATGGCGACGATCTTGCCGATGGTGGAGCGGGAAACCAATGCCAGCACGGTGCCGATGGTGACCATCCAGTTGCAGAGGATGGCTTTGACTATTGCGGTCGCCCAGCCGCTGCCGCCAATCGACATGTAGCCGATGGTTTTCTTCAGCGCCACCTGTTTTACCAGAGCAGCGACTGCGCCGCCATCATTGGTGCGGAAGCTGGTGATGGCGAGGAAGAACAGCGCCGCGTAGAGCACGCTGCCGATCAAGTTTCCGATGTAAACCCAAGTCCAGTTGCGAAGCAGGTCACGCCAGCGGACTTCTCCGGCCAGGGCTCCCATGGGAAGCAGGGCGAAATTCCCGGTGGCTAGTTCCAGTCCCAACAGGACCAGCATGACGAAGCCTACGGGGAAAAGGATTGCGCCGACGACCGGCGGCGTGCCCTGGGTGTTCACGACAAATACGAGAGAGGTCGCGTAGCCGAGAAAGGAACCCGCGAGCATTCCGCGCAGCAGCATGTCGCGAACTGACAGGGAGGCTTTCTTGCGTGCGGCCTGAAGGGAATCATTGATGATCTCAGTTGGGGTGACGTAATCCACTTTGCACTCCTTCGGACATCAGATTGGGGGCAGCCGTCAGGCCGGATCGGGGTACGGTCGCGGCTTGCTCAACTCGGAAAGGCGAACGAAATTCCGGGGAACATCGAATTCAGAGTTAGTGGGATCTTTGGGTTCGCGGGCAAGATGATGTTTGCGAATCAGGTCGACGACCACGTCGGCGAGCTGGTCGCAGGGGACACAGTCGAGCACGAGCTCGCCTGGCCTGGTATGGGGCCCGGTTTGTCCGCCCATGTAAACCGCCACGGCTTCGGTGAGTTCGCCGTTGATATTGGCTTTGAAACCTCGCAAACCGATTTGTGCAGCCTGGTGATTGCCACATCCTGCGGGGCAACCTGACCAGTGAATGCTGAGAGGTTCGAGATTTTTGCCAAGGCGCTGTTCCAAAGCCTGAGAAAGCTCGACAGCGCGTGACTTGGTTTCGATCTGCGCCAGATTGCAAAAATCCGTTCCCGTGCACGCCACCATGCGGCGGAAAAATGGGGAAGGCTGGGGAGAGAACTCGCGCAGCAGAGGCTCGC
The sequence above is drawn from the Terriglobales bacterium genome and encodes:
- a CDS encoding DoxX family protein, with amino-acid sequence MNARVTSAAIMIIRLLVGWVFLAEGILKFVLPEELGVGRFTSIGIPVPQLMGPLVAMVEIVCGTLVLIGLFTRLAAFLLLIDISVAIISTKIPIWLGHGYWRFSLPQLKHYGVLSMLHEARTDISMWLGLIFLLIVGPGVLSIDAWRWSREVDEDGRHEVQPMPDLRG
- a CDS encoding lipase maturation factor family protein; translated protein: MADRSPEAEDTQPSGRPSSIPLLIFDGRCDFCRAWVDYWKQLTGDRVRYVPFEQAKAEFPDRLPKDLNTKELDAVRLLLPDREVRSSAQAALTALSFAPNHGGWLWAYERLPLFAAVAEGAYRVIAAHRNFAMKITRLLWGMPIPPKSYSIAVETFLRALGLIYFIAFLSFGVQAAGLIGSNGISPVCEVMQAVQENFGAASYRVFPTVLWFGCGDRALAISWILGIVFSVFLLLGRQKRVACVGLFLLYLSLVTAGQVFMGYQWDGLLLEAGFLAIFLGWSPLILFLFHWLLFRLMFMSGAVKLFSGDPTWRNSTALGYHWETQPLPTPPAWYVFQLPEWFQRAATASTLAIELAIPFLIFFPRRVRFLGAVVIIALQILIFITGNYTFFNLLTISLCLLLFDDAFLSRFMPRRLALALRIRPAETPAPSQNFSTLRRAIAACLAALILLVSVSEMTARFLRFELPLAPEALRLVGPFNIVNSYGLFAVMTTSRPEITIEGSNDAEHWLEYSFKYKAGDLKRRLPWAEPHQPRLDWQMWFAALGNYRSDPWILRFSYRLLQASPAVLDLMDTNPFPSAPPLYLRAMVYEYHFTNWAERKKTGALWRREVKGYYLPPLDLGTLMRAGVH
- a CDS encoding PilZ domain-containing protein; the encoded protein is MRVPAEQRKWKRLPISFPLFVSGTDEYGKHFNILAIALNVSAGGLCLAIDHRIRPISPILVKMPLGNISREKVTSDIQELDSVIVRTEHRERRRLLGVKFNQALC
- a CDS encoding formate/nitrite transporter family protein — its product is MDYVTPTEIINDSLQAARKKASLSVRDMLLRGMLAGSFLGYATSLVFVVNTQGTPPVVGAILFPVGFVMLVLLGLELATGNFALLPMGALAGEVRWRDLLRNWTWVYIGNLIGSVLYAALFFLAITSFRTNDGGAVAALVKQVALKKTIGYMSIGGSGWATAIVKAILCNWMVTIGTVLALVSRSTIGKIVAMWLPIFLFFALGFEHSIVNMFVIPAGMMMGAPITMRQWWFWNQIPVTLGNALAGFLFTGVALYVTHGAKAASASAPVPTAAEKNQLELEPALSRSAEMAS
- a CDS encoding energy transducer TonB, whose translation is MRIRVLCRRVTAAFVLTLVLLHGVGALAQEEGSRKAKVRVTPVYPDLARKMNVSGTVKIEVGVAPDGTVKQTHVIGGHPVLVQAAEDAIKKWKFEAGSEATTETVVFKFKTE
- a CDS encoding uroporphyrinogen-III synthase, encoding MENHGTASQTATGFGGLKVLSLESRRAPEMAKLISAAGGQPLVAPSMREVPIESNQEALRFAELLFAGGIDVIIFLTGVGTRALAKVVESRYPRERFMAALSQIPVIVRGPKPAAALRELGIPVTLAVPEPNTWRELVEALDQNADSITLANKTVAVQEYGESNTELLTALRRRRANVIPVPVYEWELPEDLEPLRAAIKAVAAGEVDVILFTTSTQVRHLMQIAGQMGLASSVQQAAKRMFVGSIGPITSDELRSEGFAVDLEPTHPKMGFLVKEASERCQEILRPKRR